One window of the Bradyrhizobium sp. NP1 genome contains the following:
- a CDS encoding NADP-dependent oxidoreductase — translation MKAIVVTDQAAGTAGMALVQRPEPQAAINDVIVQVHASRFVPTELAWPSTWTDRRDRDRTPSIPGHELAGVVTALGYGTTGLSVGQRVFGLADWYRDGTLAQYVAMEARNLAPLPGDVDFTVGASLPISGLTAWQGLFQHGRLQAGQSVLAHGAAGAVGAMVTQLAREAGAYVIGTGRAADRQKALDFGAKEFVDLDNDALEDVGEVDLVFDVIGRDIQKRSAGLIRAGGTLVSVVGPAEARPADGLAVDFVVESDRAQLSEIVQRVRDGRLQTNIGDVSTLDNAVAALNPTERRKGQTVIRVRP, via the coding sequence ATGAAGGCAATCGTTGTGACGGACCAGGCTGCGGGAACGGCCGGGATGGCGCTGGTGCAGCGGCCCGAGCCGCAGGCGGCGATAAACGACGTCATCGTTCAGGTTCACGCGTCGAGATTCGTCCCGACTGAGCTGGCGTGGCCCTCGACCTGGACCGATCGCCGCGACCGTGACCGAACACCGTCGATCCCTGGGCACGAACTGGCCGGAGTGGTCACTGCCCTCGGCTATGGCACGACGGGGCTGTCGGTGGGACAGCGGGTTTTCGGCCTCGCGGACTGGTATCGCGACGGCACCCTGGCGCAGTATGTGGCCATGGAGGCACGCAACCTCGCGCCGCTGCCGGGCGACGTCGACTTCACGGTGGGCGCGAGCCTGCCGATCTCGGGCCTGACCGCATGGCAAGGGCTGTTCCAGCACGGCCGCCTTCAGGCGGGGCAGAGCGTCCTCGCGCACGGCGCAGCCGGCGCAGTCGGGGCGATGGTGACGCAACTCGCACGAGAGGCCGGCGCCTACGTTATCGGCACCGGGCGCGCCGCCGACCGTCAGAAGGCGCTCGACTTCGGCGCGAAGGAGTTCGTCGATCTTGACAACGACGCCCTGGAAGATGTCGGCGAAGTCGATCTGGTATTCGACGTCATCGGCCGTGACATCCAGAAGCGGTCAGCAGGCCTGATTCGAGCTGGAGGAACACTGGTGAGCGTCGTCGGGCCGGCCGAGGCGCGGCCCGCCGACGGCTTGGCGGTCGACTTCGTTGTCGAGTCCGATCGCGCCCAACTGAGTGAGATCGTCCAGCGGGTACGCGACGGAAGACTGCAGACGAACATCGGCGACGTCTCGACCCTCGACAACGCCGTCGCCGCCTTGAACCCGACCGAGCGACGCAAGGGACAGACGGTCATCCGCGTTCGTCCGTGA
- a CDS encoding DUF3551 domain-containing protein, giving the protein MKTLLTSGAAAIACAAFFGSTAPTTAGPHEYCRRDITEYGALSCSLDTLAQCQATASGRGGDCLRDPSLDAGASAYAYAPNVRGTYAYADCTQASPEITHACEAGVMSRSKRPVE; this is encoded by the coding sequence ATGAAAACGCTTTTGACTTCTGGCGCCGCGGCGATCGCCTGCGCAGCATTTTTTGGCAGTACAGCACCGACCACGGCGGGCCCACACGAGTATTGCCGCCGTGACATCACGGAATACGGCGCTCTGAGCTGCAGCTTGGACACCTTGGCGCAGTGCCAGGCTACGGCGTCGGGACGCGGCGGTGATTGTCTTCGCGATCCGTCTCTCGATGCCGGAGCCAGCGCGTATGCTTACGCGCCGAACGTCCGCGGGACCTACGCCTACGCCGATTGCACGCAAGCATCACCAGAAATAACGCACGCCTGTGAGGCTGGCGTGATGTCCCGATCAAAGCGTCCCGTGGAGTGA
- a CDS encoding DUF4242 domain-containing protein, whose translation MPKFVIEREFAGAGKWPKQELQAISQKACGVLQHMGPEIQWLQSFVTDDKIYCVYIARDEAAVRAHAQLGGFPADSIARVRAMIDPTTAEGDTVLEETDNP comes from the coding sequence ATGCCAAAGTTCGTGATCGAGCGTGAGTTCGCCGGTGCCGGCAAGTGGCCAAAGCAGGAGCTGCAAGCGATCTCACAGAAGGCCTGTGGTGTCCTGCAGCACATGGGGCCGGAGATCCAGTGGCTTCAGAGTTTCGTCACCGACGACAAAATCTATTGCGTCTATATCGCGCGAGACGAAGCGGCGGTGCGCGCGCATGCACAACTGGGCGGCTTTCCGGCTGACAGCATCGCGCGCGTGCGCGCGATGATCGACCCGACGACAGCCGAGGGCGATACGGTGCTCGAGGAAACGGATAATCCATGA
- a CDS encoding NADP-dependent oxidoreductase, which produces MKAIVVTDQAAGTAGMKLEERPEPQAAINDVVVQVHASGFTRDELSWPSTWTDRLGRDRTPVIPGQELAGVVTALGYGTTGLLVGQRVFGLTDSYRGGTLGEYVAVEARNLAPLPGDVDFTVGASVAMPGLTAWQGLFEHGHLHAGQSVLAHGAAGAVGSMVTQLAREAGAYVIGTGRAAHRPKVLDFGAQEFVDLENDALEDVGGVDLVFDVFGGDIAKRSAAVIRAGGTLVTIAGPTEARPGDGLTIDFVVVSDRAQLSEIIRRVRDGRLRTNIGKVSTLDDAVAAFNPTERIKAKRITGKTIIRVRP; this is translated from the coding sequence ATGAAGGCGATCGTGGTAACGGACCAGGCTGCGGGAACGGCCGGGATGAAGCTGGAGGAACGGCCCGAGCCGCAGGCAGCGATAAACGACGTCGTCGTTCAGGTTCATGCGTCGGGATTCACCCGGGATGAGCTATCATGGCCCTCGACCTGGACCGATCGTCTCGGTCGTGACCGGACGCCGGTGATTCCCGGGCAAGAGCTGGCTGGAGTGGTCACCGCCCTCGGCTATGGCACGACGGGGCTGTTGGTGGGACAGCGGGTGTTCGGCCTTACGGACTCGTATCGCGGCGGCACCCTGGGGGAGTATGTGGCCGTTGAGGCCCGCAACCTCGCGCCGCTGCCGGGCGACGTGGACTTCACGGTGGGTGCGAGCGTGGCGATGCCGGGCCTGACCGCGTGGCAGGGACTGTTCGAGCACGGCCACCTTCACGCGGGGCAGAGCGTCCTCGCGCACGGCGCGGCCGGCGCAGTCGGTTCGATGGTAACCCAGCTCGCACGTGAGGCCGGCGCCTACGTCATCGGTACCGGGCGCGCAGCCCACCGTCCGAAGGTGCTCGACTTCGGCGCGCAGGAGTTCGTCGACCTTGAGAACGACGCCCTGGAAGACGTCGGCGGAGTCGATCTGGTGTTCGATGTCTTCGGCGGCGACATCGCGAAGCGGTCCGCAGCCGTGATCCGGGCCGGAGGAACGCTGGTGACGATCGCCGGGCCGACCGAAGCACGGCCCGGCGACGGCCTGACGATCGACTTCGTTGTCGTATCCGATCGCGCCCAACTGAGTGAGATCATCCGGCGGGTGCGTGACGGACGGCTGCGGACGAATATTGGCAAAGTTTCGACTCTCGACGATGCCGTCGCCGCCTTCAATCCGACCGAGCGGATCAAGGCCAAGCGGATCACGGGGAAGACGATCATCCGCGTTCGTCCGTAG
- a CDS encoding nitroreductase family protein, protein MTNDVIDCILSRSATKYFDPAATLSDDQIRELVRIGTTAPTSFHLQNWRFIAVRTPEAKARLRPIAWDQPAITEAAVTFVVCGQLADSSVVPERLAPLVEAGIMPAKMVPEWEIPARDLYMDYPQRQRDEAVRTGTFGAAAMIYAARSLGLGSTPMIGFDAEAVHREFGLAEDEVPVMLLSVGPERPGNWAQKPRRPIADVLDLV, encoded by the coding sequence ATGACCAACGACGTCATCGATTGCATCCTGAGCCGCAGCGCCACCAAGTACTTCGACCCTGCTGCCACCTTGAGCGACGACCAAATCCGCGAGCTGGTGCGAATCGGCACCACCGCACCGACGTCCTTCCACTTACAGAACTGGCGCTTCATCGCCGTACGCACGCCTGAAGCCAAGGCTCGGTTGCGTCCGATTGCTTGGGATCAGCCCGCGATCACCGAAGCAGCCGTTACCTTCGTCGTCTGCGGCCAGTTGGCCGATTCCAGCGTAGTCCCCGAGCGTCTGGCACCGCTGGTGGAAGCGGGCATCATGCCAGCAAAGATGGTGCCGGAATGGGAAATCCCTGCACGCGATCTGTACATGGATTACCCGCAGCGTCAGCGCGACGAGGCAGTACGCACCGGCACGTTCGGCGCGGCGGCGATGATCTATGCGGCCCGCTCGCTGGGCCTGGGTTCGACGCCGATGATCGGTTTCGATGCCGAAGCGGTGCATCGCGAGTTCGGACTGGCCGAGGACGAAGTGCCAGTCATGCTGTTGTCCGTGGGGCCGGAGCGTCCGGGAAACTGGGCGCAGAAGCCGCGCCGTCCGATCGCCGATGTGCTGGATCTCGTATGA
- a CDS encoding peroxidase-related enzyme (This protein belongs to a clade of uncharacterized proteins related to peroxidases such as the alkylhydroperoxidase AhpD.), whose protein sequence is MPRSAALKPEQVPADSKPTLDAFTKNIGFTPNMLATFAQSPIAFNAWAALLGSLSKALDVKTRDSIGLAVSEVNGCDYCLTVHSFTAEHMAKLPADEIILARKGHASDPKRDAAVQFARKVIETRGKVSDADLKAVRDAGYTDANVMEIVALVAMYSLTNFFNNVFDPEKDFPAITRTGSI, encoded by the coding sequence ATGCCAAGAAGTGCAGCTCTAAAGCCGGAACAAGTGCCGGCCGATAGCAAACCTACTCTCGATGCGTTCACCAAGAACATCGGGTTCACCCCAAATATGCTGGCGACCTTCGCGCAGAGCCCGATCGCGTTCAACGCGTGGGCCGCCCTGCTCGGTTCTTTGAGCAAGGCTCTCGACGTGAAGACGCGTGACAGCATCGGCCTCGCTGTCTCCGAAGTGAATGGCTGCGACTATTGCCTGACGGTTCACAGCTTTACGGCCGAGCATATGGCCAAGCTGCCGGCCGATGAAATCATTCTTGCTCGGAAGGGCCATGCCAGCGACCCGAAGCGGGACGCCGCCGTCCAGTTTGCGCGCAAAGTCATCGAGACCCGCGGCAAGGTCAGTGACGCCGATCTGAAAGCCGTTCGCGATGCGGGCTACACGGACGCGAACGTCATGGAGATCGTCGCGCTGGTGGCGATGTACTCCCTGACGAATTTCTTCAATAACGTGTTCGATCCCGAGAAGGACTTTCCCGCGATTACACGGACTGGCTCGATCTGA